The Rhodoferax sediminis genome has a segment encoding these proteins:
- a CDS encoding PQQ-dependent sugar dehydrogenase: MTPRLRLAAALAGAAVLALAACGEVARLPVSAGTGPAPTLPAPQRTLIPTVHIAPAVGWPPGVTPLAAPGTHVAAFARGLDHPRWLYVLPNGDVLVAETNAPPKPDDAKGIRGWLMGLVMKRAGAGVPSANRITLLRDTHGDGVADLRTVLLEGLNSPFGMALVGNDLYVADSDAVLRFPYATGDTRITAAGTQVVQLPAGPINHHWTKNLIATPDGRTLYVTVGSNSNVAERGMEVEAQRAAIWQVDIQSGAHRVFASGLRNPVGLAWEPSSGALWTAVNERDEIGSDLVPDYMTSVRDGGFYGWPYSYFGQHVDARAQPQRPDLVARAIAPDYALGPHTASLGLASSVGTQLPAPFANGMFVGQHGSWNRWPHSGYKVVFVPFEGGRPAGAPVDVLTGFVSAAGDAYGRPVGVALDRQGALLVADDVGNVVWRVTAQRQHAESGNARVE; this comes from the coding sequence TTGACCCCTCGTTTGCGCCTTGCGGCGGCATTGGCAGGCGCGGCAGTGCTGGCACTCGCCGCCTGCGGCGAGGTGGCCCGGCTACCGGTGTCGGCCGGCACGGGCCCCGCGCCCACGCTGCCGGCGCCGCAGCGCACCCTGATTCCAACCGTGCACATTGCGCCTGCCGTTGGCTGGCCGCCAGGGGTGACCCCGCTGGCGGCGCCCGGTACGCATGTGGCCGCATTCGCTCGCGGCCTGGATCATCCACGCTGGCTGTATGTCCTGCCGAACGGCGATGTGCTGGTGGCGGAAACGAATGCCCCGCCCAAGCCCGACGACGCCAAGGGCATCAGGGGCTGGCTGATGGGTCTGGTGATGAAGCGTGCGGGCGCCGGTGTGCCCAGCGCCAATCGCATTACATTGCTGCGCGACACCCATGGCGACGGGGTCGCAGACCTGCGCACGGTGCTGCTGGAGGGTTTGAACTCCCCTTTCGGCATGGCGCTGGTGGGTAACGACCTCTATGTGGCCGACTCGGACGCAGTGCTCCGGTTTCCCTACGCCACGGGCGATACGCGCATCACGGCGGCCGGCACGCAGGTGGTGCAGCTGCCGGCCGGCCCCATCAACCATCACTGGACCAAGAACCTGATCGCGACGCCGGACGGCAGAACGCTCTACGTGACGGTCGGCTCGAACAGCAACGTGGCCGAACGCGGCATGGAGGTGGAGGCGCAGCGTGCGGCAATCTGGCAAGTGGATATTCAAAGCGGCGCTCACCGCGTCTTTGCTTCGGGTCTGCGCAATCCGGTAGGCCTGGCCTGGGAGCCTTCCAGCGGCGCATTGTGGACCGCGGTGAATGAGCGCGACGAGATCGGTAGCGACCTGGTTCCCGACTACATGACCTCGGTGCGCGATGGCGGCTTCTATGGCTGGCCCTACAGCTACTTCGGCCAGCATGTCGATGCGCGTGCACAGCCGCAGCGGCCCGACCTGGTGGCCCGCGCCATCGCGCCCGACTATGCGCTGGGGCCGCACACCGCCTCGCTGGGTCTGGCCTCTTCCGTTGGCACCCAGCTACCGGCGCCGTTTGCCAATGGCATGTTCGTCGGCCAGCATGGATCGTGGAATCGCTGGCCGCACAGTGGCTACAAGGTGGTCTTCGTGCCATTTGAAGGCGGCAGGCCAGCGGGCGCGCCCGTCGATGTACTGACCGGTTTCGTGAGCGCGGCGGGCGATGCCTATGGCCGGCCGGTCGGCGTGGCGCTCGACAGGCAGGGCGCGTTGCTGGTGGCCGATGATGTGGGCAACGTGGTGTGGCGGGTGACGGCTCAGCGCCAGCACGCGGAATCGGGCAATGCGAGAGTCGAATGA
- a CDS encoding DUF3309 family protein yields MLGTILLIVLIVLLIGAIPSWPHSRSWGYGPSGGLGLVVIIVIVLLLTGRL; encoded by the coding sequence ATGTTAGGCACCATACTGTTGATCGTTCTGATCGTGCTGCTGATAGGTGCCATTCCAAGCTGGCCGCACAGCAGAAGCTGGGGTTACGGCCCCAGCGGCGGGCTGGGGCTGGTGGTGATCATCGTGATCGTGCTGCTGTTGACGGGACGGCTTTGA